Proteins found in one Cellulomonas palmilytica genomic segment:
- a CDS encoding N-acetylneuraminate synthase family protein has product MTTSPTAAPAGVPFGAHRIGADEPVYVIGEIGLNHNGDVEIAKQLIDVAAEAGAQAVKFQKRTPDISTPLAQRDQIRQTPWGEMTYLEYRYRVEFNREQYLEVGAHATARGLDWFASPWDVPSVEFLEELDVVGHKVASASVTDLELLSALAATGKPVILSTGMSTLEQIDVAVETLGTERLILLHATSTYPLPPEEANLRTITTLQERYGVPVGYSGHERGLQISVAAVALGAVAVERHITLDRTMWGSDQASSLEPTGLKNLVRDIRIVEQAMGDGVKRVFPGELAPLSRLRRVGA; this is encoded by the coding sequence ATGACCACCTCCCCCACTGCCGCCCCCGCCGGCGTGCCCTTCGGCGCGCACCGGATCGGTGCCGACGAGCCGGTCTACGTGATCGGTGAGATCGGCCTGAACCACAACGGGGACGTCGAGATCGCGAAGCAGCTCATCGACGTCGCGGCCGAGGCGGGTGCCCAGGCCGTGAAGTTCCAGAAGCGCACGCCGGACATCTCGACGCCGCTCGCCCAGCGCGACCAGATCCGTCAGACGCCGTGGGGCGAGATGACGTACCTGGAGTACCGCTACCGGGTCGAGTTCAACCGCGAGCAGTACCTCGAGGTCGGCGCGCACGCGACCGCGCGCGGCCTCGACTGGTTCGCGTCGCCGTGGGACGTGCCGTCGGTGGAGTTCCTCGAGGAGCTCGACGTCGTCGGCCACAAGGTCGCCTCCGCGTCCGTGACGGACCTCGAGCTGCTGAGCGCGCTCGCCGCGACCGGCAAGCCCGTGATCCTGTCGACCGGCATGTCGACGCTCGAGCAGATCGACGTCGCCGTCGAGACCCTGGGCACCGAGCGCCTCATCCTGCTGCACGCGACCTCCACGTACCCGCTGCCTCCCGAGGAGGCCAACCTGCGCACCATCACGACGCTGCAGGAGCGGTACGGCGTCCCCGTCGGCTACTCCGGCCACGAGCGCGGCCTGCAGATCTCCGTGGCGGCCGTCGCGCTCGGCGCCGTGGCCGTCGAGCGGCACATCACGCTCGACCGCACGATGTGGGGCTCGGACCAGGCGTCGTCGCTCGAGCCCACGGGGCTGAAGAACCTGGTGCGCGACATCCGCATCGTCGAGCAGGCCATGGGTGACGGCGTCAAGCGCGTCTTCCCGGGCGAGCTCGCGCCGCTGTCGCGCCTGCGCCGCGTCGGCGCCTGA
- a CDS encoding 5-(carboxyamino)imidazole ribonucleotide synthase, with product MSAPVVAVVGGGQLARMMAPAATALGVHLRVLVESATGAAAQVVVDAPVGAASDEDAITALVDGADVLTFEHEHVPNALLDRIAAAGVPVRPGAGALVHAQDKIVMRRRLTELGVPCPRWAPVTSREDLADFLAGSADGSAVVKTARGGYDGKGVRVVTSDDGADDWLAAAARPGGVPVLVEEKVPYTRELAALVARRPSGEVRAWPVVESVQRDGVCAEVVAPAPDLADATRDRALDVAVRVAEGLGVVGVLAVELFEVPDPDGGAPRVLVNELAMRPHNSGHWTIDGAVTSQFEQHLRAVLDLPLGDVTPRAPWTVMANVLGSSLTDLTDALPAVAALDPGAKVQLYGKDVRPGRKLAHVNVSGDDLEQVRARALAAAALLRGEQPGQAGQDGQHGQDGQHGQHGQDGPTPTDGE from the coding sequence GTGAGCGCTCCCGTGGTGGCCGTGGTCGGTGGTGGGCAGCTGGCCCGCATGATGGCCCCTGCGGCGACCGCGCTGGGGGTGCACCTGCGGGTGCTCGTGGAGAGCGCGACGGGTGCGGCGGCCCAGGTGGTCGTGGACGCGCCCGTGGGCGCCGCGTCGGACGAGGACGCGATCACCGCGCTCGTCGACGGCGCCGACGTGCTGACGTTCGAGCACGAGCACGTGCCCAACGCGCTGCTGGACCGCATCGCGGCCGCCGGCGTGCCGGTGCGGCCGGGAGCGGGCGCGCTCGTGCACGCGCAGGACAAGATCGTGATGCGCCGCCGGCTCACCGAGCTCGGCGTGCCGTGCCCCCGGTGGGCCCCCGTGACCTCGCGCGAGGACCTCGCGGACTTCCTCGCGGGTTCGGCCGACGGCTCGGCGGTGGTCAAGACCGCCCGGGGGGGCTACGACGGCAAGGGCGTGCGCGTCGTGACGTCCGACGACGGTGCCGACGACTGGCTCGCCGCGGCGGCGCGACCGGGCGGCGTCCCGGTCCTCGTCGAGGAGAAGGTCCCGTACACGCGCGAGCTCGCGGCGCTCGTCGCGCGCCGCCCGTCGGGCGAGGTCCGCGCGTGGCCCGTCGTCGAGTCGGTGCAGCGCGACGGCGTGTGCGCGGAGGTCGTCGCCCCGGCACCCGACCTGGCCGACGCGACGCGCGACCGGGCGCTCGACGTGGCGGTCCGCGTCGCCGAGGGGCTCGGCGTCGTCGGCGTGCTCGCGGTCGAGCTGTTCGAGGTGCCCGACCCGGACGGCGGTGCCCCGCGCGTGCTCGTCAACGAGCTCGCGATGCGCCCGCACAACTCCGGGCACTGGACGATCGACGGCGCGGTGACCAGCCAGTTCGAGCAGCACCTACGCGCGGTGCTCGACCTGCCGCTCGGTGACGTGACGCCGCGCGCGCCGTGGACCGTCATGGCGAACGTGCTGGGTTCCTCGCTCACCGACCTGACCGACGCCCTGCCGGCCGTCGCGGCGCTCGACCCGGGCGCGAAGGTCCAGCTCTACGGGAAGGACGTGCGTCCGGGCCGCAAGCTCGCGCACGTCAACGTGAGCGGCGACGACCTGGAGCAGGTCCGCGCGCGTGCGCTCGCCGCGGCGGCGCTGCTGCGCGGCGAGCAGCCGGGCCAGGCCGGCCAGGACGGCCAGCACGGCCAGGACGGCCAGCATGGCCAGCACGGTCAGGACGGCCCCACCCCGACGGACGGAGAGTGA
- a CDS encoding response regulator transcription factor has protein sequence MTQVLLAEDDPAIAEPLARALGREGYDVRVQGTGQGAIDGAASADLVVLDLGLPDMDGLDVARAIRNQGLTTPVLVLTARADEVDLVVGLDAGADDYVTKPFRLAELLARVRALLRRTAVEAGDEDELHAQNVRVDVAAHRAFQGERELHLTAKEFDLLRVLVASAGTVVARDTLMREVWDSDPTGSTKTLDMHVSWLRRKLGDDANAPRYISTVRGMGFRFETGPVPAGG, from the coding sequence ATGACCCAGGTGCTTCTGGCGGAGGACGACCCCGCTATTGCCGAGCCTTTGGCCCGGGCGCTCGGACGTGAAGGGTACGACGTCCGAGTGCAAGGGACAGGTCAAGGGGCGATCGACGGGGCGGCCTCCGCGGACCTCGTCGTGCTCGACCTGGGGCTCCCGGACATGGACGGCCTCGACGTCGCGCGGGCCATCCGCAACCAGGGCCTCACGACGCCCGTGCTCGTCCTGACGGCGCGCGCCGACGAGGTCGACCTCGTCGTCGGGCTCGACGCGGGCGCGGACGACTACGTGACCAAGCCCTTCCGGCTCGCCGAGCTGCTCGCGCGCGTGCGGGCGCTGCTGCGCCGCACCGCGGTCGAGGCGGGCGACGAGGACGAGCTGCACGCGCAGAACGTGCGCGTCGACGTCGCAGCGCACCGCGCGTTCCAGGGCGAGCGCGAGCTGCACCTGACCGCCAAGGAGTTCGACCTGCTGCGCGTGCTCGTCGCGTCGGCCGGCACGGTCGTGGCGCGGGACACACTCATGCGCGAGGTGTGGGACTCGGACCCGACGGGCTCGACCAAGACCCTCGACATGCACGTGTCGTGGCTGCGCCGCAAGCTCGGCGACGACGCGAACGCGCCGCGCTACATCTCGACGGTGCGAGGCATGGGCTTCCGGTTCGAGACCGGCCCCGTGCCCGCCGGCGGCTGA
- a CDS encoding GtrA family protein, translating to MTTAVLTRLLGPDHRARLLELARFLSVGGVAFVVDVGLYNLLRFGPGELLAEKPITAKVVATLVATLVSWVGNRLWTFASQRTQHRGRELFLFVVVNGLGLAVGAAPLAFSQYVLHLDGPVPDNVANLIGIALGTVLRYVGYKQWVFTGADAADEAVDEHAAQEAAVALAVQPVVPLGAVVAAEEHLEHHDD from the coding sequence GTGACGACTGCCGTGCTGACGCGACTGCTCGGACCGGACCACCGCGCCCGGCTCCTCGAGCTCGCGCGGTTCCTGTCCGTCGGCGGCGTCGCGTTCGTCGTCGACGTGGGCCTGTACAACCTGCTGCGGTTCGGCCCGGGCGAGCTGCTCGCGGAGAAGCCCATCACCGCGAAGGTCGTCGCGACGCTCGTCGCGACGCTCGTGTCGTGGGTCGGCAACCGGCTGTGGACGTTCGCGTCGCAGCGCACGCAGCACCGCGGGCGCGAGCTGTTCCTGTTCGTCGTCGTCAACGGCCTGGGGCTCGCGGTCGGCGCGGCGCCGCTCGCGTTCTCGCAGTACGTGCTGCACCTCGACGGCCCGGTCCCGGACAACGTCGCGAACCTCATCGGCATCGCGCTCGGCACGGTCCTGCGGTACGTCGGGTACAAGCAGTGGGTGTTCACCGGTGCGGACGCGGCGGACGAGGCCGTCGACGAGCACGCGGCGCAGGAGGCGGCCGTGGCGCTCGCCGTGCAGCCCGTGGTCCCGCTCGGGGCCGTGGTCGCGGCCGAGGAGCACCTCGAGCACCACGACGACTGA
- a CDS encoding glycosyltransferase family 2 protein — protein MAGRLDVVVAVHDGARHLPTFLASVRRNLAPGIRFLVVDDASSDETPRLLADAARALPLEVLTNPENRGVAASRNRALDVADARYVTFVDADDWCAPGHLPAMLDAVRRTEAAMVRTDHVRVDGLRRSAEPAPWDGPRDVVFAAREGIGDAGGRALVDYPYLWAAAFDRELVEPRLLRFHEDLRTAADRPWFWRLHLADDLTCAVVDSPGYFYRRSAGSGSLTQAGADRLLDFLLAYDRVLDLALADGDPAVERRALYGACRIVDFHVSKRHRLSRALQRRLLAGAAALLARGGDDAFEVAVAGAPAGGRRLLRGLRAAGRAAGAA, from the coding sequence ATGGCGGGCCGACTGGACGTCGTCGTCGCCGTGCACGACGGCGCCCGTCACCTGCCGACGTTCCTCGCGAGCGTGCGCCGCAACCTCGCGCCCGGCATCCGGTTCCTCGTCGTGGACGACGCGTCGTCCGACGAGACGCCGCGGCTGCTCGCGGACGCGGCGCGCGCCCTGCCGCTCGAGGTGCTGACCAACCCCGAGAACCGCGGCGTCGCCGCGAGCCGCAACCGTGCGCTCGACGTCGCGGACGCGCGCTACGTGACGTTCGTGGACGCCGACGACTGGTGCGCCCCCGGCCACCTGCCCGCGATGCTCGACGCCGTGCGGCGCACGGAGGCCGCGATGGTGCGCACCGACCACGTGCGCGTCGACGGCCTGCGCCGCAGCGCCGAGCCCGCGCCGTGGGACGGACCGCGCGACGTCGTGTTCGCGGCGCGCGAGGGCATCGGCGACGCGGGCGGGCGCGCGCTCGTCGACTACCCGTACCTGTGGGCGGCGGCGTTCGACCGCGAGCTCGTCGAGCCGCGCCTGCTGCGGTTCCACGAGGACCTGCGCACCGCCGCGGACCGGCCGTGGTTCTGGCGCCTGCACCTCGCGGACGACCTCACGTGCGCGGTGGTCGACAGCCCCGGGTACTTCTACCGGCGGTCCGCGGGCTCGGGCTCGCTCACGCAGGCGGGTGCCGACCGCCTGCTCGACTTCCTCCTCGCGTACGACCGGGTGCTCGACCTCGCGCTCGCCGACGGCGACCCGGCCGTGGAGCGCCGCGCGCTGTACGGCGCGTGCCGGATCGTCGACTTCCACGTGTCGAAGCGGCACCGGCTCTCGCGCGCGCTGCAGCGGCGGCTGCTGGCGGGTGCGGCGGCGCTGCTCGCGCGCGGTGGCGACGACGCGTTCGAGGTCGCGGTCGCGGGCGCGCCGGCGGGCGGGCGGCGGCTGCTGCGCGGGCTGCGCGCCGCGGGCCGGGCGGCGGGTGCCGCATGA
- a CDS encoding sensor histidine kinase, with protein MRRRVLQATIAAVTVAVVLLGFPLAFLGAQLVRENEVQRIETRAQNAARAVDFRVGLGIELNDQMFEPYATSDGSALPASVVVHAPDGTVYQAGDRVEGRTESVQAVSDQGAVVVLYVSWWELFWLGARVIALVVVAAVVAFAAGIAMAIWQANRLAAPLVYLAASAEQLGSGQVRPQLEPSGVEEIDLVASELARSADRMAGRLAAERKFASDASHQLRTPLTALSMRLEEIMLASDDEEVREEARISLEQVERLVRVVDDLLMASRRAQGGTTEAVRLVDVVHQQEEEWSATFEAVGRRFAVEVDPATQVLATPGALAQVLATLIENSLRHGDGTTTVRSRSGGPSGTVVVEVADEGEGVPDELAGRIFERDVTSGKGTGLGLALARDLASADGGRLELAQRRPAVFALFLSGVPASLRPDVVLPLGAVVSSRPDRRRR; from the coding sequence GTGCGTCGTCGCGTCCTGCAGGCGACCATCGCGGCGGTCACCGTCGCGGTGGTGCTGCTCGGCTTCCCCCTGGCGTTCCTCGGGGCGCAGCTCGTCCGCGAGAACGAGGTGCAGCGCATCGAGACGCGCGCGCAGAACGCGGCGCGTGCCGTGGACTTCCGCGTCGGCCTGGGCATCGAGCTGAACGACCAGATGTTCGAGCCGTACGCCACGAGTGACGGCAGCGCCCTGCCCGCGTCCGTCGTGGTGCACGCGCCCGACGGCACCGTCTACCAGGCGGGGGACCGGGTCGAGGGCCGCACCGAGTCGGTGCAGGCCGTGTCCGACCAGGGCGCCGTCGTCGTGCTATACGTGTCCTGGTGGGAGCTGTTCTGGCTCGGCGCGCGCGTGATCGCGCTCGTCGTGGTCGCGGCCGTCGTCGCGTTCGCGGCCGGCATCGCGATGGCGATCTGGCAGGCGAACCGGCTCGCGGCCCCGCTCGTGTACCTCGCGGCGTCGGCGGAGCAGCTCGGCTCCGGCCAGGTGCGCCCGCAGCTCGAGCCGTCCGGGGTCGAGGAGATCGACCTCGTCGCCTCCGAGCTCGCGCGCAGCGCGGACCGCATGGCGGGGCGGCTCGCCGCCGAGCGCAAGTTCGCGTCCGACGCGTCGCACCAGCTGCGCACCCCGCTCACGGCGCTGTCGATGCGGCTCGAGGAGATCATGCTCGCGTCCGACGACGAGGAGGTGCGCGAGGAGGCCCGGATCAGCCTCGAGCAGGTCGAGCGCCTCGTCCGCGTCGTCGACGACCTGCTCATGGCGTCGCGGCGCGCGCAGGGCGGCACGACCGAGGCGGTCCGGCTGGTCGACGTCGTGCACCAGCAGGAGGAGGAGTGGTCCGCGACGTTCGAGGCCGTCGGGCGGCGGTTCGCCGTCGAGGTCGACCCGGCCACGCAGGTGCTCGCGACGCCCGGGGCGCTCGCGCAGGTGCTCGCGACGCTCATCGAGAACTCGCTGCGGCACGGTGACGGCACGACGACCGTGCGGTCCCGCTCGGGCGGTCCGTCGGGCACGGTCGTGGTCGAGGTCGCCGACGAGGGCGAGGGTGTGCCCGACGAGCTCGCCGGGCGGATCTTCGAGCGGGACGTCACGTCCGGCAAGGGCACCGGCCTGGGTCTCGCGCTGGCCCGCGACCTCGCGTCCGCCGACGGCGGGCGCCTCGAGCTGGCGCAGCGCCGGCCCGCGGTGTTCGCGCTGTTCCTCTCGGGCGTCCCCGCGTCGTTGCGTCCCGACGTCGTCCTCCCGCTCGGTGCGGTCGTCTCGTCGCGCCCCGACCGCCGGCGGCGCTGA
- the purE gene encoding 5-(carboxyamino)imidazole ribonucleotide mutase: protein MTAGARVGIVMGSDSDWPVMQAAAEALAEFDVPVEVDVVSAHRQPDKMVAYGREAAARGLRVIVAGAGGAAHLPGMLAAVTTLPVVGVPVPLRHLDGLDSLLSIVQMPAGVPVATVSVGGARNAGLLAVRILASGTDDEAARLAAAMATFQDGLREQADAKGERLRAQATGRPATGFTA, encoded by the coding sequence ATGACCGCAGGCGCCCGCGTGGGCATCGTGATGGGTTCCGACTCGGACTGGCCGGTCATGCAGGCCGCGGCCGAGGCGCTCGCCGAGTTCGACGTCCCGGTCGAGGTCGACGTCGTCTCCGCGCACCGGCAGCCGGACAAGATGGTCGCCTACGGCCGCGAGGCGGCCGCGCGCGGGCTGCGCGTGATCGTCGCGGGGGCGGGCGGTGCCGCGCACCTGCCGGGGATGCTCGCGGCCGTGACGACCCTCCCGGTGGTCGGCGTGCCCGTGCCGCTGCGCCACCTCGACGGCCTGGACTCGCTGCTGTCGATCGTGCAGATGCCCGCCGGTGTGCCGGTCGCGACCGTGTCGGTCGGCGGCGCGCGCAACGCGGGCCTGCTCGCGGTGCGGATCCTCGCGTCGGGCACGGACGACGAGGCCGCGCGCCTGGCCGCCGCGATGGCGACGTTCCAGGACGGGCTGCGGGAGCAGGCCGACGCCAAGGGCGAGCGCCTGCGCGCGCAGGCGACGGGACGGCCCGCGACGGGCTTCACGGCCTGA
- a CDS encoding acylneuraminate cytidylyltransferase: MERSVATSPRSVAVIPARGGSKGVPLKNLQPVGGRSLVARAVEACLPAVDLVVVSTDHEQIAAEARAAGARVVERPAALSGDTATSESAVLHALDTLLPEGVDPQVTVLVQATSPFIDATALANAVRRVLDDEDDSVLAAAPTHVFTWRVEDGRAVAVGHDAAHRPRRQDREPLYAETGAFYAMRTSGLRAGGHRFFGRTGIEVVDEATAVEIDTPADLAVARTLADEHAEARTEGAGGTGALGLDEAIDLDAIDVDALVTDFDGVHTDDAAHVDAAGNESVRVLRGDGLGVARLRRAGVPVLILSTETDGVVSARARKLRVECLQAVEDKASALRAWMAERGLDPARVAYVGNDVNDLPALALVGWPVAVADARPEVLAAARVVLRSAGGHGAVREVADRVLAARTDDGPAPAGVAR, from the coding sequence CTGGAGCGCAGCGTCGCGACGAGCCCGCGCTCGGTCGCCGTCATCCCCGCCCGCGGCGGGTCGAAGGGCGTCCCGCTGAAGAACCTGCAGCCCGTCGGCGGGCGCTCGCTCGTCGCGCGCGCGGTCGAGGCCTGCCTGCCCGCCGTCGACCTGGTCGTCGTCAGCACCGACCACGAGCAGATCGCGGCCGAGGCCCGCGCCGCCGGGGCGCGCGTCGTCGAGCGCCCGGCCGCGCTGTCGGGCGACACCGCGACGTCCGAGTCCGCGGTGCTGCACGCGCTCGACACGCTGCTGCCCGAGGGAGTCGACCCGCAGGTCACCGTGCTCGTGCAGGCGACGTCCCCGTTCATCGACGCGACGGCGCTCGCGAACGCGGTGCGCCGCGTGCTCGACGACGAGGACGACTCGGTGCTCGCCGCGGCACCCACGCACGTGTTCACGTGGCGGGTCGAGGACGGCCGCGCGGTCGCCGTCGGCCACGACGCGGCGCACCGCCCGCGCCGCCAGGACCGCGAGCCCCTGTACGCCGAGACGGGCGCGTTCTACGCGATGCGCACGAGCGGGCTGCGCGCGGGCGGGCACCGGTTCTTCGGGCGCACGGGCATCGAGGTCGTCGACGAGGCGACCGCGGTCGAGATCGACACGCCCGCCGACCTCGCGGTGGCCCGGACGCTCGCGGACGAGCACGCCGAGGCCCGCACGGAAGGCGCTGGGGGCACCGGGGCCCTCGGGCTCGACGAGGCGATCGACCTCGACGCGATCGACGTCGACGCGCTCGTCACGGACTTCGACGGTGTGCACACCGACGACGCGGCGCACGTGGACGCCGCCGGGAACGAGTCGGTGCGCGTGCTGCGCGGCGACGGGCTGGGCGTCGCCCGGCTGCGCCGCGCGGGCGTGCCCGTGCTCATCCTGTCGACGGAGACCGACGGCGTCGTGTCCGCACGCGCCCGCAAGCTCCGCGTCGAGTGCCTGCAGGCCGTCGAGGACAAGGCGTCCGCGCTGCGCGCGTGGATGGCCGAGCGCGGGCTCGACCCCGCGCGTGTCGCGTACGTCGGCAACGACGTGAACGACCTGCCCGCGCTCGCGCTCGTCGGTTGGCCGGTCGCGGTCGCCGACGCCCGTCCCGAGGTGCTCGCCGCCGCCCGTGTGGTGCTGCGCTCCGCGGGTGGGCACGGCGCCGTGCGCGAGGTGGCCGACCGGGTGCTGGCCGCCCGGACCGACGACGGACCCGCCCCGGCGGGCGTGGCACGATGA
- the manA gene encoding mannose-6-phosphate isomerase, class I, which produces MYRLAPATQNYAWGSTTAIPQLLGTEPDGRPVAEAWFGAHPLAPARLTGTDTETLDAFVAQDPHHALGDDVVARFGQQLPYLLKLIAAAAPLSLQVHPSRSRAHTGYEREDAAGVPLDAPHRSYRDRNHKPELVFALSRFEAMVGFRAPRRAAELLVGLESTLAEQLHKILADDPTPQGVRTAFEWLLAPSTRPQPDDVAELARACQRRLDAGSPSPRTDRTVVRLDAQYPGDPGAVTSVLLNPVTLQPGEALFVPAGAVHAYLEGFAVELMANSDNVLRAGLTAKHVDLPELLDNVDVVAAPPIRIAPEHVFTATAVYYAPVDDFELSVTTLQDAGETVRLPGRGPRILLCLDGTVELHGEHDGTLELVAGQSAFVPASDGLLTARGMGRVVQADVP; this is translated from the coding sequence TTGTACCGCCTCGCTCCCGCGACCCAGAACTACGCCTGGGGTTCGACGACCGCGATCCCGCAGCTGCTCGGCACCGAGCCCGACGGCCGGCCGGTCGCCGAGGCGTGGTTCGGCGCCCACCCGCTCGCCCCCGCCCGGCTCACCGGGACGGACACCGAGACCCTCGACGCGTTCGTCGCGCAGGACCCGCACCACGCGCTCGGTGACGACGTCGTCGCGCGGTTCGGCCAGCAGCTGCCCTACCTGCTCAAGCTCATCGCGGCGGCCGCGCCGCTGTCGTTGCAGGTCCACCCGTCGCGCTCGCGCGCGCACACCGGCTACGAGCGCGAGGACGCCGCGGGCGTCCCGCTCGACGCGCCGCACCGCAGCTACCGCGACCGCAACCACAAGCCCGAGCTCGTGTTCGCCCTCTCGCGGTTCGAGGCCATGGTCGGCTTCCGTGCACCGCGGCGCGCCGCCGAGCTGCTCGTCGGGCTCGAGTCGACGCTCGCCGAGCAGCTGCACAAGATCCTCGCGGACGACCCGACGCCGCAGGGCGTGCGGACCGCGTTCGAGTGGCTGCTCGCGCCGTCGACCCGCCCGCAGCCCGACGACGTCGCCGAGCTCGCGCGGGCGTGCCAGCGTCGCCTCGACGCGGGCTCGCCGTCGCCGCGCACCGACCGCACGGTGGTGCGCCTCGACGCGCAGTACCCCGGCGACCCGGGTGCGGTCACGTCCGTGCTGCTCAACCCCGTGACGCTGCAGCCGGGCGAGGCGCTGTTCGTCCCCGCGGGCGCGGTGCACGCGTACCTCGAGGGCTTCGCGGTCGAGCTCATGGCGAATTCCGACAACGTCCTGCGCGCGGGCCTGACCGCCAAGCACGTGGACCTGCCCGAGCTGCTCGACAACGTCGACGTCGTGGCCGCGCCGCCCATCCGCATCGCCCCGGAGCACGTGTTCACCGCGACCGCGGTGTACTACGCACCGGTCGACGACTTCGAGCTCTCGGTGACCACGCTGCAGGACGCGGGCGAGACCGTGCGCCTGCCCGGCCGTGGCCCGCGCATCCTGCTGTGCCTCGACGGCACGGTCGAGCTGCACGGCGAGCACGACGGGACGCTCGAGCTCGTCGCCGGGCAGTCGGCGTTCGTGCCCGCGTCCGACGGCCTGCTCACCGCGCGCGGCATGGGCCGCGTCGTCCAGGCGGACGTGCCCTGA
- a CDS encoding DUF6716 putative glycosyltransferase has product MTGADTQRAPRRVLAVADSDSYVKWAAATLDRLPDSEPSLVVLDSPVRPSPAQVRAAVAGTRLADDAPRLLRLRALVRTLRAAPPDVLLVATTGPAAELVLRALAGLPHRPVVVTGLPGMSLPATALALRYRASADLFVVHSHREAHEFDALARTLGTRSRVVVNRLPFLAARTDRTDAGGGLPEPDTTPLHRVVFAPQAKFPETLEDRVRLLRGLAALAQDRPDLDVVVKLRGLVGEAQTHHEAFPFDALAARHADEPGVARLRVATGPLDGFLTPGTALVTVSSTALLEALALGLRALVLSDFGIGEHNLTQAYADSGLVGSLDDLAAARLPHADPAWLRENYLQDTPDELPGAVDELLAAPLAPLAAPPRVGSLPSHLRRRLRLAAPAASRRVMALMPSVRATRRLAS; this is encoded by the coding sequence GTGACGGGAGCGGACACGCAGCGGGCGCCTCGCCGGGTCCTCGCCGTCGCCGACTCCGACTCGTACGTCAAGTGGGCGGCCGCGACGCTCGACCGGCTCCCGGACTCCGAGCCGTCGCTCGTCGTCCTCGACAGCCCCGTGCGGCCGTCCCCCGCCCAGGTCAGGGCGGCGGTCGCGGGCACGCGGCTCGCGGACGACGCCCCGCGGCTCCTGCGGCTGCGCGCGCTCGTGCGCACGCTGCGCGCCGCGCCCCCGGACGTGCTGCTCGTCGCGACCACCGGCCCCGCCGCCGAGCTCGTGCTGCGCGCGCTCGCCGGCCTGCCGCACCGTCCTGTCGTCGTGACCGGCCTGCCGGGGATGTCGCTGCCCGCGACCGCGCTCGCGCTGCGCTACCGCGCGAGCGCCGACCTGTTCGTCGTGCACTCGCACCGCGAGGCGCACGAGTTCGACGCGCTCGCCCGCACGCTCGGGACGCGCTCGCGCGTCGTCGTGAACCGCCTGCCGTTCCTCGCGGCGCGCACGGACCGCACGGACGCCGGCGGCGGCCTGCCCGAGCCGGACACCACGCCGCTGCACCGCGTGGTGTTCGCGCCGCAGGCGAAGTTCCCCGAGACGCTCGAGGACCGCGTGCGGCTGCTGCGCGGGCTCGCCGCGCTCGCGCAGGACCGGCCCGACCTCGACGTCGTGGTCAAGCTGCGCGGGCTCGTCGGCGAGGCGCAGACGCACCACGAGGCCTTCCCGTTCGACGCGCTCGCCGCGCGGCACGCCGACGAGCCGGGCGTCGCACGCCTGCGCGTCGCGACCGGCCCGCTCGACGGCTTCCTCACCCCCGGCACCGCGCTCGTCACCGTGAGCTCGACCGCGCTGCTCGAGGCCCTCGCGCTCGGCCTGCGGGCACTCGTGCTGAGCGACTTCGGGATCGGCGAGCACAACCTCACCCAGGCGTACGCGGACAGCGGCCTGGTCGGCTCGCTGGACGACCTCGCCGCCGCTCGGCTGCCCCACGCGGACCCCGCGTGGCTGCGGGAGAACTACCTGCAGGACACGCCCGACGAGCTGCCGGGCGCCGTCGACGAGCTCCTCGCCGCTCCCCTGGCGCCGCTCGCGGCACCGCCGCGCGTCGGCTCGCTGCCCTCGCACCTGCGCCGTCGGCTGCGGCTCGCGGCGCCCGCGGCGTCACGCCGCGTCATGGCGCTCATGCCGAGCGTGCGCGCGACCCGCCGCCTCGCGTCCTGA